From one Methylovirgula sp. HY1 genomic stretch:
- a CDS encoding ABC transporter permease → MWRQVLALIVKELLAVLKDTKSRFVLIGPPLIQLIVFGYAATFDLNHVPVAIYNADTSVASRDLVARFIGSPSFIEVATLHSERRIKHLINARQVAMVLVIDRRFTRDLYLHRPAPVQLIVDGRNSNTALLILGYANTIISDFDASWIAAHGGQPPMAVLDQRAWYNPALLSRWFVVPGIVALLTQVVTLLVVGLSVAREREAGTFDQLLMTPMRQIDILLGKGLPGLLIGTVEASVVILAAVWWFAVPLRGSLPALYFGLMLFVTAVTGIGLMISSLAATQQQALLGAFLFMVPSIILSGFATPIANMPTPVQDLTLLNPMRYFLIIARSVFLERADMHSLLPQYWPMGLIAAFSLAAAGWLFRKRVY, encoded by the coding sequence ATGTGGCGTCAGGTTCTCGCGCTCATCGTCAAAGAGCTGCTGGCCGTTCTCAAGGACACGAAGAGCCGCTTCGTCCTGATCGGTCCGCCGCTCATCCAGCTCATTGTTTTCGGCTATGCGGCAACTTTCGATCTGAACCACGTCCCGGTCGCGATTTATAATGCGGACACGAGTGTGGCGTCGCGCGATCTCGTCGCCCGCTTTATTGGATCTCCTTCATTCATCGAGGTCGCAACCCTGCACAGCGAGCGACGCATTAAGCACCTGATCAACGCTCGTCAGGTCGCGATGGTGCTCGTCATCGATCGTCGCTTCACGCGAGATCTCTATCTCCATCGTCCGGCGCCCGTCCAATTGATCGTCGACGGACGAAACTCGAACACGGCGCTGTTGATCCTCGGCTATGCCAATACAATTATCAGCGATTTCGATGCAAGCTGGATCGCCGCCCATGGCGGGCAACCCCCGATGGCGGTGCTCGACCAGCGCGCCTGGTACAATCCGGCGCTGCTGTCGCGCTGGTTTGTCGTGCCTGGGATCGTCGCGCTGCTGACGCAGGTCGTGACCTTGCTCGTGGTCGGTCTGTCGGTCGCGCGTGAACGCGAAGCCGGGACCTTTGACCAGCTGCTGATGACGCCGATGCGCCAAATCGACATTCTTCTCGGCAAAGGACTGCCCGGCTTGCTGATCGGCACGGTGGAGGCGTCCGTCGTTATTCTGGCGGCGGTGTGGTGGTTCGCGGTTCCCTTGCGCGGCAGTCTGCCGGCTCTCTATTTCGGACTGATGCTGTTCGTCACCGCGGTAACCGGGATTGGGCTCATGATCTCGTCGCTCGCGGCAACCCAGCAACAGGCGCTGCTCGGCGCCTTTTTGTTCATGGTGCCCTCAATCATTCTCTCGGGCTTTGCCACCCCGATCGCCAATATGCCCACACCCGTGCAGGACCTGACCTTACTGAACCCGATGCGCTATTTTCTCATCATAGCCCGCAGCGTGTTCCTCGAAAGGGCGGACATGCACTCTCTGCTGCCGCAGTATTGGCCGATGGGACTCATCGCCGCGTTCAGCCTCGCAGCGGCCGGGTGGTTGTTCCGTAAGCGCGTCTATTGA
- a CDS encoding ABC transporter permease — protein sequence MIRRLRGLLRKEFLQILRDPSAIAIAFLLPAVLLALFGYGVSLDAHNVPVALVVERPGPMTASFVGKFAQSPYFKPQRFATFRKAEAALAARRVLGIVWLRSDFSRRALSSGDAPIQVVVNGSDANNARIIEGYVDQIWANWLAAQATAAAGTASLPVSVQQRVWFNPAIRSRDYLVPGLIAVNMTLTGALLTAMVIAREWERGTMEALMVTQVTIREILIAKIIPYFVLGMGGMAASVAIAVWLFSVPLHGSLWVLTGAAALFLMAALGMGLVISSFARNQFVAGQIAIIVTFLPAFILSGFIFDIGSMPAAVQAITHIVAARYFVSILQTVFLAGDVWSVILPNALALVLMATLFIGAARAIARKRLD from the coding sequence ATGATACGGCGCCTGCGCGGTCTCCTGCGCAAGGAATTCTTGCAGATCCTGCGCGACCCATCGGCGATTGCCATCGCCTTTTTGTTGCCGGCGGTGCTGCTCGCGCTGTTTGGCTATGGTGTTTCGCTCGATGCGCATAACGTCCCCGTCGCGCTTGTTGTTGAACGTCCGGGTCCTATGACGGCGAGCTTCGTCGGCAAGTTCGCACAATCGCCCTATTTCAAGCCACAGCGCTTCGCGACATTCCGCAAAGCCGAGGCTGCGCTGGCCGCGCGCAGGGTGCTGGGCATCGTCTGGCTGCGCAGCGATTTCTCCCGCCGCGCCTTGAGTTCCGGCGATGCGCCGATCCAAGTCGTCGTCAACGGCAGCGATGCCAATAATGCACGCATTATCGAGGGCTATGTCGACCAGATCTGGGCAAACTGGTTGGCGGCGCAGGCGACGGCGGCGGCCGGCACGGCGTCGTTGCCGGTGAGCGTGCAACAACGGGTCTGGTTCAACCCGGCGATCCGCAGCCGCGACTATCTCGTGCCTGGCCTGATCGCTGTGAACATGACGCTGACTGGCGCTCTTCTCACCGCAATGGTCATCGCCCGCGAATGGGAACGTGGCACGATGGAAGCGCTGATGGTCACGCAGGTGACAATCCGCGAGATTTTGATCGCCAAGATCATACCTTATTTCGTGCTGGGCATGGGTGGGATGGCGGCGTCGGTGGCGATTGCCGTGTGGCTGTTTTCGGTGCCGCTCCATGGGTCGCTATGGGTGCTGACCGGCGCCGCGGCGCTGTTCTTGATGGCCGCGCTCGGCATGGGCCTAGTGATCTCCAGCTTCGCACGCAATCAGTTCGTGGCCGGCCAGATCGCGATCATTGTCACCTTCCTTCCGGCCTTCATTCTTTCCGGCTTTATTTTCGACATCGGGAGCATGCCCGCCGCAGTGCAGGCCATCACGCATATCGTGGCCGCGCGCTATTTCGTTTCGATTCTGCAAACAGTGTTTCTGGCCGGCGATGTCTGGTCGGTGATCCTGCCCAATGCCTTAGCCCTGGTGCTCATGGCAACCCTGTTCATCGGCGCCGCGCGGGCAATCGCGCGCAAGCGGTTGGATTGA
- a CDS encoding ATP-binding cassette domain-containing protein, with protein MGPRDMAAGDMAPALQLEDVSRSFRVGKRTVVALDGVQAQVKRGSVTGLIGPDGAGKTTLMRLIAGLLRADRGRIEVLGIDVGHDPLAVQARLGYMPQHFGLYEDLSVQENLDLYADLQGVPPAARAARYAELLHMTGLRPFTGRLAGNLSGGMKQKLGLACTLVRAPKLLLLDEPTVGVDPVSRRELWQIIDHLTRAARTTVLFSTAYLDEAEHCDAVLLMHEGTLIGDGDPRQFTGRMSGRSFHVSAAKIGKRRLQELLADTPGVLDATIQGGCVRIVTDEAVAPTPALLLPGVGEVTITSVDPRFEDSFVALLRERFPTHAVISAALPLAGRETTETTDEIVVQHLTRRFGSFLAVDDISFSVRKGEIFGLLGANGAGKSTTFRMLCGLLPPSDGTLRVAGMDLRRTAAAAGERIGYMAQKFSLYSNLSVRENLRFFSSAYKLHGARQRARIDWALSAFELGPLADTTSGDLPLGFKQRLALACALMHEPNILFLDEPTSGVDPLARREFWRRINGLAEAGVTIMVTTHFMEEAEYCDRLAIMAQGRILAEGTSEDMKARLRGHDNPNPSMEDAFIALIETAKRDARAA; from the coding sequence ATGGGGCCACGTGACATGGCGGCAGGCGATATGGCACCTGCATTGCAGCTTGAGGACGTGTCGCGGTCTTTCCGTGTCGGTAAACGAACCGTGGTCGCGCTCGACGGAGTCCAGGCACAGGTCAAGCGTGGCAGCGTCACCGGTCTCATCGGTCCCGATGGGGCCGGCAAAACGACTTTGATGCGGTTGATCGCCGGGCTGCTGCGCGCGGACCGGGGGCGGATCGAGGTCCTCGGTATCGATGTCGGCCACGATCCGCTCGCGGTGCAGGCGCGGCTCGGCTACATGCCGCAGCATTTCGGCCTGTATGAAGATTTGAGCGTCCAGGAGAATCTCGATCTTTATGCCGACTTGCAGGGCGTGCCTCCCGCCGCCCGCGCGGCGCGCTACGCCGAGCTGTTGCACATGACTGGTCTGCGGCCTTTCACCGGGCGTCTTGCCGGGAATTTGTCAGGTGGAATGAAGCAGAAACTCGGCCTCGCTTGCACTTTGGTACGGGCGCCCAAGCTGCTTTTGCTGGACGAGCCGACCGTCGGCGTCGACCCGGTCTCACGACGCGAGCTTTGGCAGATTATCGACCATCTGACGCGCGCTGCCCGAACCACGGTGCTGTTCAGCACCGCCTATCTCGACGAGGCGGAGCATTGTGACGCGGTGCTGCTGATGCATGAGGGCACACTGATCGGTGACGGCGATCCCCGCCAATTCACCGGACGTATGAGCGGCCGTAGCTTTCACGTCAGCGCCGCAAAAATCGGCAAGCGGCGGCTGCAGGAATTGCTGGCTGATACGCCAGGCGTGCTCGACGCGACGATTCAAGGCGGCTGCGTCCGCATCGTCACCGACGAGGCGGTCGCACCCACGCCCGCTTTGCTTCTCCCCGGCGTCGGCGAAGTGACGATAACCTCGGTTGATCCGCGCTTCGAAGACAGTTTCGTCGCGTTGTTGCGCGAGCGTTTCCCAACTCATGCGGTTATATCCGCCGCGTTGCCCCTCGCTGGTCGCGAAACGACGGAGACGACGGACGAGATCGTGGTTCAACATCTGACGCGACGTTTTGGCAGCTTCCTCGCCGTCGACGACATCAGCTTCAGCGTCCGCAAAGGAGAGATTTTCGGACTTCTCGGCGCCAACGGGGCGGGCAAATCCACGACCTTCCGCATGCTCTGCGGGCTTTTGCCGCCGTCGGACGGCACCTTGCGGGTGGCCGGGATGGATTTGCGCCGGACAGCAGCCGCGGCGGGAGAGCGTATTGGCTATATGGCGCAGAAATTCTCGCTCTACAGCAACCTCTCGGTTCGCGAAAACCTGCGTTTTTTCAGCAGCGCCTACAAACTTCATGGAGCGCGCCAGCGCGCCCGCATCGACTGGGCGCTAAGCGCGTTCGAACTCGGGCCACTTGCCGATACAACCAGCGGCGACCTGCCGCTCGGGTTCAAGCAGCGTCTGGCGCTTGCCTGCGCGCTGATGCACGAGCCCAACATCCTTTTTCTCGACGAGCCGACCTCTGGAGTCGACCCACTCGCGCGGCGCGAATTCTGGCGCCGCATTAATGGGCTCGCCGAGGCAGGGGTGACCATCATGGTGACGACGCATTTCATGGAGGAGGCGGAATATTGCGACCGCCTGGCAATCATGGCGCAAGGCCGCATCCTCGCCGAAGGGACTTCGGAAGATATGAAGGCGCGGCTTCGCGGCCACGATAATCCTAACCCCTCCATGGAAGATGCTTTTATTGCGCTGATCGAGACGGCCAAGAGAGACGCGAGGGCGGCATGA
- a CDS encoding carboxymuconolactone decarboxylase family protein yields MVEDWLALIDNMNGAVRELRRTTPEVMKTFSDIAVAAHHGDALDGKTKELIALAISVAIRCTPCIAYHAEGAIKQGASREAIAQALAMAIYMGAGPSVMYAAEALEAVDQNLAKTEKRI; encoded by the coding sequence ATGGTCGAAGACTGGCTGGCTCTTATCGATAATATGAATGGCGCGGTCCGCGAGCTGCGTCGCACGACTCCCGAGGTGATGAAAACGTTCAGCGATATAGCGGTCGCCGCGCATCATGGCGACGCGCTCGATGGCAAGACAAAGGAACTTATCGCGCTCGCGATCAGTGTCGCCATCCGCTGCACGCCCTGCATCGCCTATCACGCCGAGGGGGCCATCAAACAAGGCGCCTCACGCGAAGCGATAGCGCAAGCTCTGGCGATGGCAATCTACATGGGAGCAGGGCCTTCCGTCATGTACGCGGCAGAGGCGCTCGAAGCAGTGGACCAGAACCTGGCTAAGACCGAAAAACGCATATGA